In one Magallana gigas chromosome 9, xbMagGiga1.1, whole genome shotgun sequence genomic region, the following are encoded:
- the LOC105317134 gene encoding uncharacterized protein isoform X1 — translation MDGFYNSCKRMRINLAMFLMIGSCVQISIAIDGSCPVSPSTVEIVDNCPDSEERWRQAAARKNCTAHASSCSEPDRLVYHCLINSFVNQTLEVCAYGRIIVLGYCTEYSLGGNIVQQSFRATCTQFTEDPCPLGYPSTDAYKYPSCYGLTKKTTATSTLSTTNATYMNNEKKADGGSSKDFLLPVILVVIVALIFAVIGMYLTWKKEKFSFCRKKDHRNIYEEESKSLRVPVDTETEDVHIAPSGQFIGNGIKTKEIKIVDEEILPEHYLKPEEDLFEDCQILLNSISDGLTGLAIILSEKGNEDNQLDLANLHNGYDNPDFSFSQESRQTYEDDLAEVKSTIEYFNTRRNKQGVCKE, via the exons ATGGATGGTTTTTACAACTCATGCAAACGCATGCGAATAAATCTGGCGATGTTCCTAATGATTGGATCTTGTGTGCAG ATATCAATAGCAATAGATGGTTCCTGTCCAGTATCTCCATCAACTGTGGAGATAGTTGATAACTGTCCAGACAGTGAGGAGAGATGGAGGCAGGCTGCAGCAAGGAAGAACTGTACAGCTCATGCCAGCAGTTGTAGTGAACCTGATAGACTTGTGTATCACTGTCTCATCAATTCATTTGTCAATCAAACATTAGAAGTATGCGCATATGGCAGGATCATAGTGTTAG GTTACTGTACAGAATACAGTTTAGGTGGAAATATTGTTCAACAAAGCTTCAGAGCAACATGTACACAGTTTACAGAAGATCCATGTCCACTTGGATATCCATCAACAGATGCCTACAAGT aTCCAAGTTGCTATGGTTTAACAAAAAAGACAACAGCAACGTCTACTCTTTCAACAACAAATGCCACTTATATGAATAa tgaaaaaaaagcCGATGGAGGGTCATCAAAAGACTTCCTATTGCCAGTGATTCTAGTTGTAATTGTGGCGTTGATTTTTGCTGTGATTGGCATGTACTTGACTTGGAAAAAAGAGAAATTTTCTTTCTGCAGAAAAAAAG atcacAGAAATATATATGAAGAGGAATCAAAGTCTTTGAGAGTCCCAGTGGATACAGAAACAg AGGACGTTCATATTGCACCATCTGGACAATTCATTGGAAATG gAATCAAAACCAAAGAAATAAAGATTGTTGATGAGGAAATATTACCTG aacattatttgAAACCAGAGGAAGATCTATTTGAG gactGCCAAATATTGCTTAACAGTATCAGTGATGGATTAACAGGACTTGCAATTATCCTTTCTGAAAAGGGCAATGAAGACAACCAACTCGATCTTGCAAACCTACATAATGGGTATGACAACCCAGATTTCTCCTTCTCACAGGAATCAAGACAGACATATGAAGATGATCTTGCAGAAGTGAAATCTACGATTGAATATTTCAATACACGAAGAAATAAACAGGGGGTTTGCAAGGAATGA